In Kitasatospora sp. NA04385, a single genomic region encodes these proteins:
- a CDS encoding cytosine permease: protein MTAVPSAQLSERAPEARAEAPLTLDTAPPRTLDFRALFALWANLGVSLIGFTSAATVLGKSGQELGFAAAVTAIVAGTVIGTAMLAVAALVGARTGAPAMAVLRGLFGTRLSYVPTVLNIVQCVGWGVYELTVVAWGAQTVSGTAGWRWLFVLLAGVLTTVLTIWPLGAIAVLRKYVAVAVGAAMVYFTVQFARQGFPDPGAGNWHGFLHATDAVIAVSVSFVPLAADYTRHARSSSKAFWATFSGYSVAQVWCYVLGVVALLQSGGDEGRIFESFTGVAAGWAFLLVLVLRETDQSFANVYSTAMSVHNLWPRVDRRVLTGGIGVLVTVLALQIKEFTDSYYGFLGLIGSVFVPLFAVLAADYFLGAGRRGWDLGQDAPARWVMLLPWAVGFAVYQLLAPSGIGDWWTGLWEGVQRAVHFTPQAWTSASLFSFLAAALATLAVTALERPKDDAGRS, encoded by the coding sequence ATGACGGCTGTTCCGTCTGCCCAGCTTTCCGAGCGCGCCCCCGAGGCGCGCGCCGAGGCACCGCTGACCCTCGACACCGCCCCGCCGCGCACCCTGGACTTCCGGGCGCTGTTCGCGCTGTGGGCGAACCTCGGGGTGAGCCTGATCGGCTTCACCAGCGCCGCGACGGTGCTCGGCAAGTCCGGCCAGGAGCTGGGCTTCGCCGCCGCCGTGACGGCGATCGTCGCGGGCACCGTGATCGGCACCGCGATGCTGGCGGTGGCGGCCCTGGTGGGCGCCCGGACCGGCGCCCCGGCGATGGCGGTGCTGCGCGGCCTGTTCGGCACCCGGCTGTCGTACGTGCCGACGGTGCTGAACATCGTGCAGTGCGTCGGCTGGGGCGTGTACGAGCTGACGGTGGTGGCCTGGGGCGCGCAGACCGTGTCCGGCACCGCGGGCTGGCGCTGGCTGTTCGTGCTGCTGGCGGGCGTGCTGACCACGGTGCTGACGATCTGGCCGCTGGGCGCGATCGCGGTGCTGCGCAAGTACGTGGCGGTCGCGGTGGGCGCGGCGATGGTGTACTTCACGGTGCAGTTCGCCCGGCAGGGCTTCCCGGACCCGGGCGCGGGCAACTGGCACGGCTTCCTGCACGCGACGGACGCGGTGATCGCGGTGTCGGTCTCCTTCGTGCCGCTGGCCGCGGACTACACCCGGCACGCGCGCAGCTCCTCGAAGGCGTTCTGGGCGACGTTCTCCGGGTACTCGGTGGCCCAGGTGTGGTGCTACGTGCTGGGCGTCGTCGCGCTGCTGCAGTCGGGCGGCGACGAGGGCCGGATCTTCGAGTCGTTCACCGGCGTGGCGGCGGGCTGGGCGTTCCTGCTGGTGCTGGTGCTGCGGGAGACCGACCAGTCGTTCGCGAACGTGTACTCGACCGCGATGTCGGTCCACAACCTGTGGCCGCGGGTGGACCGCCGGGTGCTGACCGGCGGGATCGGCGTGCTGGTGACGGTGCTGGCGCTGCAGATCAAGGAGTTCACCGACTCGTACTACGGGTTCCTGGGCCTGATCGGCTCGGTGTTCGTGCCGCTGTTCGCGGTGCTGGCGGCCGACTACTTCCTGGGCGCGGGCCGACGCGGCTGGGACCTGGGGCAGGACGCCCCGGCCCGCTGGGTGATGCTGCTGCCGTGGGCGGTGGGCTTCGCGGTGTACCAGCTGCTCGCCCCGTCCGGGATCGGCGACTGGTGGACCGGGCTGTGGGAGGGCGTCCAGCGGGCGGTGCACTTCACCCCGCAGGCGTGGACCTCGGCCTCGCTGTTCTCGTTCCTGGCGGCGGCGCTGGCCACCCTCGCGGTGACCGCGCTGGAGCGGCCGAAGGACGACGCCGGGCGCTCCTGA
- a CDS encoding glycerophosphodiester phosphodiesterase yields the protein MDTQHSAAGPAAARTDRVDRSAVKVIAHRGSSAALPEHTEEAYRRALEEGADGLECDVRVTADGQLVCVHDRTVERTSDGRGTVSAMTLAQLSALDFGSWKDPREPRRSSVLTLERLLELVADAGRRVELAIETKHPVRYAGRVEAELLRTLGRFGLLPASPEESAVRVMSFSELALHRVRRAAPAVPRVYLWERRLPVLGRTRSLPGGASIAGPGIELVRRNPGVVTALRRAGHRVHVWTVDRPEDVELCLSLGVEALITNRPAEVLARLGR from the coding sequence GTGGACACCCAGCACAGCGCGGCCGGTCCGGCCGCCGCCCGGACGGACCGCGTCGACCGCTCGGCGGTCAAGGTGATCGCCCACCGGGGCTCCTCGGCGGCGCTGCCGGAGCACACCGAGGAGGCGTACCGGCGGGCGCTGGAGGAGGGCGCGGACGGGCTGGAGTGCGACGTCCGGGTCACCGCCGACGGGCAGTTGGTGTGCGTGCACGACCGCACGGTGGAGCGGACCTCCGACGGGCGGGGCACGGTGTCGGCGATGACGCTGGCTCAGCTCTCCGCGCTGGACTTCGGTTCGTGGAAGGACCCCCGGGAGCCGCGGCGCAGCTCGGTGCTCACCCTGGAGCGGCTGCTGGAGCTGGTCGCGGACGCCGGGCGGCGGGTGGAGCTGGCGATCGAGACCAAGCACCCGGTGCGGTACGCGGGCCGGGTGGAGGCCGAACTGCTGCGGACGCTGGGCCGGTTCGGGCTGCTGCCGGCCTCCCCCGAGGAGTCGGCGGTGCGGGTGATGAGCTTCTCCGAGCTGGCCCTGCACCGCGTCCGGCGGGCCGCCCCGGCGGTGCCCCGGGTGTACCTGTGGGAGCGCCGGCTGCCGGTGCTGGGCCGGACCAGGTCGCTGCCGGGCGGCGCGTCGATCGCGGGCCCGGGCATCGAGCTGGTGCGGCGGAACCCGGGCGTGGTGACGGCGCTGCGCCGGGCCGGGCACCGGGTGCACGTGTGGACGGTGGACCGGCCGGAGGACGTCGAACTGTGCCTGTCGCTGGGGGTGGAGGCGCTGATCACCAACCGCCCGGCCGAGGTGCTGGCCCGGCTCGGGCGCTGA
- a CDS encoding ATP-binding protein: MVARAVPVQAGSTSSAMAVPHGPASVSTARRRLRSDLGDRSIPEAVIDDAVLILSELLSNSCRHARPLGPEGDGAADEEAESGTVLVSWQMLGDGLLTLEVTDGGAVTRPVPASPSVTAHGGRGLSIVGKLARDWGVRHAPGQVTVWAQLPAFGQVAGGGRRRSA, translated from the coding sequence ATGGTGGCGCGAGCTGTGCCAGTTCAGGCCGGGTCGACCTCATCGGCCATGGCGGTTCCGCACGGGCCGGCCAGTGTTTCGACCGCGCGGCGCAGGCTGCGCAGCGATCTCGGCGACCGGTCGATACCGGAAGCGGTGATTGACGACGCGGTGTTGATCCTCTCCGAACTGCTCAGCAATTCCTGTCGGCACGCGAGACCGCTGGGGCCGGAAGGCGACGGCGCGGCCGACGAGGAGGCGGAGAGCGGCACGGTGCTGGTGAGTTGGCAGATGCTCGGCGACGGCCTGCTGACCCTGGAGGTGACGGACGGCGGGGCGGTGACCCGGCCGGTCCCGGCCAGCCCCTCGGTGACGGCGCACGGCGGCCGGGGCCTGAGCATCGTGGGCAAGCTCGCCCGGGACTGGGGCGTGCGGCACGCACCCGGTCAGGTGACGGTCTGGGCGCAGCTGCCGGCGTTCGGGCAGGTCGCGGGCGGCGGGCGGCGGCGCAGCGCCTGA